The genomic stretch AAAATAATGATACTATGGAACATACCGTAACCAGCACAAGTGATAGTGGACCCGCATGCACCGCAGGCGGCGGCTCAACTACTGGATTACCTTTAGACTCCGGTATTATAGAACCCAACGGGATATATTCTCACACCTTTGATGTCGCTGGTACATATCATTATGTTTGCACAATTTCTGGTCATCTAATGAGGGGGACAGTGATAGTGGAGTAAAAAGACAAAAAAGGGGTAAAAGGAGAAATACAATGACAAACAATCCCGTTATCTGGTTTGAAATCTATGTGCAAGACATTGCTCGTGCGAAGAAATTTTACGAATCCGTGTTCCAGGTCAAGTTGGAGAGGCTGAACACTCCTGGAATGGAGATGTGGAGTTTTCCGATGGCAATGGGCCGTGCCGGTGCCTCTGGTGCCATAGTCAAAATGGAAGGAGTCCCTTCCGGCGGCAATAGCACACTGGTTTACTTCAGTTGCACAGATTGTGCTATTGAGGCTGGTCGTGTCGCGGCATCAGGTGGGCGTATTCTAAAAGAGAAGACGTCAATAGGTGAGTACGGTTTCATTTCACTGGCTTTTGACACAGAAGACAATATGTTTGGCCTGCACTCAATGCAATAGGTCCTTAAATAGGGACAGCGCCTATTTATTTGTTGCCGCACAGACTACATAAGTAAGATAAATAGTAGCGGTCCCGAAATTTGAAAAATAAAGGCTGGCCGGCTATTTTTCAAGCAGGGTCTTTAACTTATCCAAATCCCTTGTGACTGCCTTTGCGTCCTCGTCAAACATTTGGTCTGACATGTCTGGTCGCCGGTACAACGTGAAGATTATTTCACTGCCATCGTTATTGGGAAATACGCGCATGGGGTTACAGACTTTAGCTCCGGATGGCAAAGTGACGTCGTGATCCAGAATGCCGAATGTATTTTTGTCAGCGAATTTAACTTTGACTCTTCCCATCGGGGATTCGGCGATCCAGTCACCATTGACGTTCTTTATGGAACCGCTGAGTCCTGCGGCCCATTTGGGCAGATTCTCAGGCTTTGAGACGAATTCGTAAATCTGATCCGCCGGGCGATTGATCGAAACACTGATATGCTGAGATTTAAACGTCATTTATATTAAGGATCGATTTTACGATGCCTTTCAAGATATTCTTTTTTACCCATAAGAAACAGAAGGTCTTCTTTGTCTTTTGGCCTTATACTCTTCTTGGTCTCAATAAGTGTAGAAAGACCACACACTGGGATAATTACTCCTTCAACCTCTATTCGTTCCTTGTCCTTATCAGCCACCTCAAATGAAATATTTCCTATCTTGCCAATAAGATCAATTACGATTTCTTCAGATTCCGGAGCAAACCTTACAATAGCATATTGTTCAACATCATCATCATTAATATTAAATACATCGTCAGATCCAAATACCTTATAAAGCACTTCTTTCATCTTACGTATCGTTTCTGGTGCTGCATCTACGATAAGGTCAATATCATGAGTTGTTCTGTAATATCCATGGAGGATAACAGCACATCCTCCAACTACTATGTATTTTATTCCTGCGCGATTAAGTGCATCACACAACCTAACTAATTCTTTTTTTAGTTCCATTCTTTACCCAAAATCCTATTTCCCATGCTTCAGCTTCTTCAAATGTTTTGAATTTATAGACTCCATGTGTAAATGGAACCTTGATGTGAAATATAAGCGCTTTATGCAGATATGCCTTATCAGGATTAAAATGCCAGTTTATACCTTTCCCGGCACTTTCAAATCTATCCGCATCTTCAAATGTTTTGAATTTTAGTATAGTCATTAATATACCCCGATTTTGTTTATATGAGGTTAAAATAACAGGGTGAGAACTTCCTGTCAATCAGGCTCACCGGTTTGCGGCTGAAAAATTCCCTGAGCGAGCATTTTGTTGGTTTGTTGAGGTTAATAGGGGTCGGACCACAATCCTTCTGACAATCCTTCTGATTTACAAGGGAAGTGATTCCGATAAATAGGTGTCATACCTTGATTTTTGAATTAAGCAGACTCCAGCATCTGTCGAAAAGAACTATTGAAAGCGGATTCGGATAGAGTAAATACAGGATAACAAATGCGGTATAACATGGTGCAGAATCGGACTAACTGCACCGGAGCTTGGGAGATAGGCGTGGACTCCTGGAAAACTCAGAGTAATCCCGGCAATCAGACATTGCTCTCAGTGGCTGGCGCTGTGGTCGGCCTGGTCCTGGTTGTCGGATTTCGCAACTTCAGTGGTTCCGGTACAAACGCCATTGCGGGGTTTCTATTGGGGCTGCTCCTGCTTCTGATCGGAGTCATTGGTTTCCTGGTGAGCGGTAAGCAGACGGTTATCGTTGACCCGAAGGCGCGTTGCATCACTATAGAGGACTCGAATCGCTTTGGCACAAAGAAACGATTGATTCCGTTTATAGAAGTCGTTGACATTGGCATCGGCTATCTCGGGAAGAAATCGAACTACGTAGGGTGGTACTACCTCGTGTTAAAACTCAGAAGCGGAGAGAAGTATTCGTTATTCTCTCCAGGTCGCTTCTTCGAGGGCGGATCGGACCGATCCACTGTGATGAGTTGGAAACAGCGCCTTGAGCAGTACCTCGGACAGTAGTGCTTTGCCGCTTTATTCTACCTGAAATGATATTGTTTTCATGTTCCTGATATAATAATCAACAGGAACATGAAAAC from Nitrospirota bacterium encodes the following:
- a CDS encoding cupredoxin domain-containing protein produces the protein MKLFQSIGISCLLAVSLLITGCGGGGGGGDSSSDTTTTVSIISGASFACTTAYSPDSITISVGDTITWKNNDTMEHTVTSTSDSGPACTAGGGSTTGLPLDSGIIEPNGIYSHTFDVAGTYHYVCTISGHLMRGTVIVE
- a CDS encoding VOC family protein, producing MTNNPVIWFEIYVQDIARAKKFYESVFQVKLERLNTPGMEMWSFPMAMGRAGASGAIVKMEGVPSGGNSTLVYFSCTDCAIEAGRVAASGGRILKEKTSIGEYGFISLAFDTEDNMFGLHSMQ
- a CDS encoding SRPBCC family protein, which translates into the protein MTFKSQHISVSINRPADQIYEFVSKPENLPKWAAGLSGSIKNVNGDWIAESPMGRVKVKFADKNTFGILDHDVTLPSGAKVCNPMRVFPNNDGSEIIFTLYRRPDMSDQMFDEDAKAVTRDLDKLKTLLEK
- a CDS encoding nucleotidyltransferase, giving the protein MELKKELVRLCDALNRAGIKYIVVGGCAVILHGYYRTTHDIDLIVDAAPETIRKMKEVLYKVFGSDDVFNINDDDVEQYAIVRFAPESEEIVIDLIGKIGNISFEVADKDKERIEVEGVIIPVCGLSTLIETKKSIRPKDKEDLLFLMGKKEYLERHRKIDP